In Paenibacillus sp. G2S3, a single window of DNA contains:
- a CDS encoding DinB family protein: MIDMDKIYLITDIPGYSPQISRLLSMMNYARHTTLEAVKDLSVDQLDYLLDSESNSIGSLLLHYAAVEYAYQVATFEGRDLSEEELTIWGPALSLGDEGRAVIKGNDLSYYLDRLNEVREKTYALFATVEDDWLYVEEAFWYNKPANRYFMWFHVFEDEINHRGQIRLIRKRALA, from the coding sequence ATGATCGACATGGACAAAATATATTTGATTACAGATATCCCCGGTTATTCACCACAAATTAGTCGTCTTTTATCCATGATGAACTACGCAAGACACACAACATTAGAGGCTGTTAAGGACTTAAGTGTAGACCAACTAGACTATTTATTGGATTCAGAGAGTAACTCTATTGGATCATTATTATTACATTACGCTGCGGTAGAATATGCGTATCAAGTTGCGACATTTGAGGGAAGAGATTTGTCTGAAGAAGAGTTAACGATATGGGGGCCAGCACTGAGCTTAGGGGATGAAGGTCGAGCGGTTATTAAAGGAAATGATCTTAGCTATTATTTAGACCGTTTAAATGAGGTAAGGGAAAAAACGTATGCATTGTTCGCAACCGTGGAGGATGACTGGTTATATGTAGAAGAAGCGTTCTGGTATAACAAACCTGCGAATCGTTATTTCATGTGGTTTCATGTATTCGAAGATGAAATTAATCACAGAGGCCAAATTAGATTGATACGAAAAAGAGCGCTAGCTTAA
- a CDS encoding response regulator transcription factor has protein sequence MIRILLVDDHPSVGEGTKNMIEQDADMEVTFVLSAMEAFDMLDQHRFDVILCDLNMPTISGLEFTKRAVLRDPESKVVIYTGYEISAHYNLLMESGVTGFISKTASREQLLNTIRCALRNEAVIPVSLLKQLRRSDIKISNNRDNQLIEEVSINQKEQEILQEVASGKSNKDIASKLLMSQRTVEYNLTRIFEKLSVHSRSEAIIEGKRLGLVRTEQF, from the coding sequence ATGATACGTATCTTGTTGGTTGATGATCATCCTTCAGTTGGAGAAGGAACCAAGAATATGATTGAGCAAGATGCTGATATGGAGGTAACCTTTGTTTTGTCAGCAATGGAAGCTTTTGATATGCTGGACCAGCATAGATTTGATGTGATTTTATGCGATCTTAATATGCCTACAATTAGCGGACTTGAATTCACCAAAAGAGCCGTTCTGCGTGATCCTGAATCTAAAGTGGTGATTTATACCGGATATGAAATCAGTGCGCATTATAACCTGTTGATGGAGTCAGGGGTTACAGGATTTATCTCTAAGACAGCTTCCAGAGAACAGTTGTTAAATACCATTCGTTGTGCACTAAGAAATGAGGCTGTCATTCCAGTTTCTTTACTCAAGCAGCTGCGCAGAAGTGATATCAAGATATCCAATAACCGAGATAATCAGCTTATTGAAGAAGTATCTATTAATCAAAAGGAACAAGAAATACTCCAGGAAGTTGCCAGTGGAAAAAGTAACAAAGACATAGCCAGCAAGCTCTTAATGTCACAAAGGACGGTGGAGTATAATCTGACGAGAATTTTCGAGAAGCTGAGTGTGCATTCCAGATCCGAAGCTATCATAGAGGGAAAACGGCTGGGACTTGTTAGAACGGAGCAATTTTGA
- a CDS encoding ABC transporter ATP-binding protein/permease, producing MNILEVKNVKKSYTLYGKEKVPVLHDVNLSFETGEFVSILGESGCGKSTLMNIIGGMDSDYEGDVLVRGKNLSKMTEKEMDDYRKNNIGFVFQNFNLIPHLSVLENVTVAMQMTNTSEKERNKRAIEILTEVGLKDHLKKRPNQLSGGQKQRVSIARALSNNPDIILADEPTGALDKDTGDQILVLLDSIAKRGILVITVTHSQKVADYGSRIVKLEEGLVKDDIHLKERSMTTYDGGDGSARNLSLMASFKMALQNMKLNAKRNVLVALGGSIGILSVLLMLSLGNGITSYINNEINSSMDPLLVDITKPNPEAKDMKGPEAMMLPGVAFTKADVETIRNLPNVDHVETITTITGKSTTVFGDQTGSLTQLTTLNDTFDKATIKAGALPKENEVLLPTKIASQLSGNEQPNAMVGKSIHLYINEMDAKHKPITLEKEITVSGVYEATDPRAQMSPTGYIPTQTLEQMYTDNGITIGPIQVNAFATDMKYVNDINKAAVDAGFSGSQTAKIMERITTYVDMATIVLSGIAGISLIVSGIMILVVLYISVVERTKEIGILRAIGARKKDIKRIFFSESALLGIFSGVFAIIFAAIISFGLNILLENAFGVKLINLSGSYIVFGLVVSTGISIIAGLMPSSKAAKLDPMESLRYE from the coding sequence ATGAACATATTAGAGGTTAAGAATGTAAAAAAATCGTATACTTTGTATGGTAAGGAAAAGGTTCCAGTACTCCATGATGTGAATTTAAGCTTTGAGACAGGTGAATTTGTTTCCATCCTCGGTGAGTCTGGTTGTGGTAAGTCCACACTGATGAATATTATTGGTGGAATGGACTCTGATTATGAGGGCGATGTCCTTGTTCGCGGGAAGAATCTAAGCAAAATGACCGAAAAGGAAATGGATGATTATCGCAAGAACAATATCGGCTTCGTATTTCAAAACTTCAATCTGATTCCACACTTATCAGTCTTGGAAAATGTTACGGTTGCGATGCAGATGACGAATACAAGCGAGAAGGAACGTAATAAGCGTGCTATAGAGATATTGACAGAGGTAGGCTTAAAGGATCATCTGAAAAAACGTCCGAATCAACTGTCCGGTGGACAAAAGCAACGGGTATCCATTGCACGTGCATTGTCGAATAATCCAGACATTATTTTGGCAGATGAACCTACGGGTGCGCTGGATAAGGATACAGGCGATCAAATATTAGTCTTGTTGGACAGCATAGCGAAAAGAGGAATCTTGGTCATTACCGTGACCCACTCGCAAAAAGTAGCTGACTACGGCAGCCGTATCGTTAAGCTTGAAGAGGGACTGGTTAAAGATGATATTCATTTGAAGGAACGTTCCATGACTACCTACGATGGGGGAGATGGTTCGGCCCGAAACCTCAGCTTAATGGCTTCTTTCAAAATGGCCCTTCAGAATATGAAGCTTAACGCCAAACGTAATGTATTGGTAGCATTGGGTGGTTCGATAGGTATTTTAAGTGTACTCTTGATGCTTTCCTTAGGAAATGGGATCACGAGCTATATTAATAATGAAATTAATTCAAGTATGGACCCTTTACTGGTGGATATCACTAAGCCAAATCCAGAAGCCAAGGACATGAAGGGCCCAGAAGCGATGATGTTACCAGGTGTTGCGTTTACAAAGGCCGATGTTGAAACGATCCGTAACCTTCCAAATGTAGATCATGTAGAGACCATAACAACCATTACAGGCAAATCTACCACGGTTTTTGGAGATCAAACGGGTAGTCTCACACAATTAACCACCTTAAACGATACGTTTGATAAAGCGACGATTAAAGCAGGGGCTTTACCGAAAGAAAATGAAGTATTATTACCAACGAAAATAGCGAGTCAATTAAGTGGAAATGAGCAACCGAATGCTATGGTAGGAAAGTCTATTCATCTGTATATTAATGAAATGGATGCTAAACATAAACCGATCACGTTGGAAAAAGAAATTACGGTCTCTGGTGTTTATGAAGCCACGGATCCAAGAGCGCAAATGTCACCAACAGGATATATTCCAACACAGACACTGGAGCAAATGTATACTGATAATGGGATTACCATTGGTCCGATTCAGGTTAATGCTTTTGCAACGGATATGAAATATGTAAATGATATTAATAAAGCGGCTGTGGATGCGGGCTTCTCGGGCTCCCAAACGGCAAAGATCATGGAGCGTATCACGACTTATGTGGATATGGCTACGATTGTTCTATCTGGTATTGCAGGGATTTCGCTCATCGTATCAGGGATTATGATACTGGTTGTACTTTATATTAGTGTAGTGGAGCGGACTAAGGAGATTGGTATCCTTCGTGCGATTGGGGCAAGAAAGAAAGATATCAAGCGAATATTCTTTTCCGAATCTGCATTATTAGGGATATTTAGTGGTGTTTTTGCGATAATCTTTGCAGCGATCATTAGCTTTGGATTAAATATCTTGCTGGAAAATGCCTTTGGTGTAAAGCTTATTAACCTATCTGGATCTTATATCGTATTCGGATTAGTTGTAAGTACAGGGATTAGTATTATCGCTGGTTTGATGCCTTCATCGAAGGCTGCCAAGCTGGATCCAATGGAATCTCTACGTTACGAATAA